One genomic window of Triplophysa rosa unplaced genomic scaffold, Trosa_1v2 scaffold126_ERROPOS923952, whole genome shotgun sequence includes the following:
- the LOC130549519 gene encoding uncharacterized protein LOC130549519 has product MSDYGTIELVCLGRPFQLGMLYDCRRDVLIPGITLWDAEMLQKNINARPQPNTDFKIIASDSSEDKVEALNVSACLEASFLSGLVSVKGSAEFLSNKKKSKHQSRVTLQYRTTTRFEQLTMEHLGAGNFKHCNVFEEGSATHVVTALLNGAQAFFIFDRELSSNDNYQDIQGELQASIKKIPLISIEGKASLKMSESEQEKTNKFSCTFHGDFALENNPVSYSDAIKVYSELPKLLGENAEHAVPMTAWLYPLKKLDSAAAQLVREISVSLVRRAQRIMDELDDCDIQCQDLMKDNITIQFPEIKAKLRKFKDLCSEYKLVFQKQLCQLLPSIRGGGKEEQELVDVLNSKERSPFQGALITGYLKDRQREINVVRSYLDIMKDVPALSSSNDLDKMVLKATNDYVIVFALSSLNEKELYLTDMENYLKNQPYNNADQLHHDPTSTMGAEKWFTSGDVTALTRGNIQAFLDFKQANDGRKNIEFCIASIPDKLSTASSIHVYERGRRLSSQYELPSKPPTPIVLSIEHDSVALQIQPPECGAVNSHCILYQSVQSSEWTEMYTDEVSDHVTLKQLEPHKEYQFSCKAVCRPGVSLCSDATSFFRTRPCAPPGTPIVKRVDAESATVAWDVPSSVGEDVLVTEYVLEYREHIKDQENEMAWKSMKSTYRESTLQQLKANTDYTIRVLAKCGNDGMSLPSPETVFSPGFQGKQSSQHVSELFLKKSVCIQKGNPAIHELTLHKKIEENVNFSQYVFGKKVEDVKNKVILLLGSTGAGKTTLVNVMINYILGTKWQDGYRFKLINEVTNRTQAESQTSSVSSYELYDQPGFKIPYSLTIVDTPGFGDTRGMKHDKLITEQVKSFLCSPLGIDHIDAVCFVVQASLARLSANQKYIFDSILSIFGKDVAENIMILVTFADGKKIPVLEAIKAADLPCQKDANGKPTHFKFNNSAVFADKKAESDTSDNSDEEGDDQKLSEIVWTSTFKQMKAFFKALGNIESKDLTLTRKVLEERERLQKAMASLTPQITAGLSKLSEIKKIKQCLENESGNMAQNEDFMQDVEMVKAIRTPVNSFTMNCNKCFFTCHSNCFLPTEDAVNTCAVMNDNGYCVVCPENCHSSEHSKENTMWTYETKIEKKTIKELMDNFMKAQKKFLGSRQMLDALEDEFHVIEDKLMKLIKMSSECLRRLDEIALKPKSLSTAEYLEILIKTEEEEKKAGFEDRITGLKKMKKESLILEKIARGERLLEKEHQVMVERKKRMKTVALKIIKMRKVVGASCSQNKQEAPNQ; this is encoded by the coding sequence GAATAACTCTCTGGGATGCAGAGATGTTACAGAAGAATATTAACGCACGTCCACAGCCAAACACAGACTTCAAAATCATTGCCTCAGATTCAAGTGAAGACAAAGTAGAAGCTCTTAATGTTTCTGCATGTCTTGAAGCCAGCTTTCTGTCTGGATTAGTCAGTGTGAAAGGGTCAGCTGAGTTTTTAAGTAACAAGAAGAAATCCAAACATCAATCTCGAGTCACCTTACAGTATCGAACAACCACACGTTTCGAGCAGCTGACTATGGAGCATCTTGGAGCAGGAAACTTCAAACACTGCAATGTATTTGAGGAAGGCTCTGCCACACATGTTGTTACTGCTTTGCTGAATGGGGCTCAAGCATTCTTCATTTTTGACCGCGAGCTTTCATCCAATGACAACTACCAAGACATACAAGGTGAACTCCAAGCATCAATCAAAAAGATACCTTTAATATCAATTGAGGGCAAGGCATCTTTGAAAATGAGTGAATCAGAACAAGAGAAAACCAACAAGTTCAGCTGCACATTTCATGGAGATTTTGCCCTAGAAAACAACCCGGTTAGCTATTCAGATGCAATCAAAGTCTACTCAGAGCTTCCAAAACTCTTGGGAGAAAATGCAGAACATGCTGTGCCCATGACTGCGTGGCTTTACCCTCTGAAGAAACTTGATTCTGCAGCCGCTCAGTTAGTCCGGGAGATCAGTGTCAGTCTAGTACGACGTGCCCAACGCATCATGGATGAACTGGACGATTGTGACATACAATGTCAAGACCTGATGAAGGACAACATCACTATTCAATTCCCAGAAATCAAAGCCAAGCTCAGAAAATTTAAAGACCTCTGCTCAGAGTACaaacttgtttttcaaaaacagCTCTGCCAGCTTCTTCCATCTATAAGGGGAGGAGGAAAAGAGGAACAGGAACTTGTGGATGTCTTGAACAGCAAAGAAAGATCTCCATTTCAAGGTGCTCTGATAACAGGATATCTAAAAGACAGACAACGAGAAATTAATGTTGTTAGATCTTATCTAGACATCATGAAAGATGTTCCTGCTCTTTCATCCAGCAATGACCTGGACAAGATGGTTCTGAAAGCAACCAATGACTATGTGATAGTTTTTGCACTCTCCTCCTTGAATGAAAAGGAACTGTACCTTACAGACATGGAGAATTACCTCAAGAACCAACCATATAACAATGCAGATCAATTACATCATGACCCAACCTCGACAATGGGGGCTGAGAAATGGTTTACCTCAGGAGATGTAACTGCACTGACCAGGGGAAATATACAGGCATTTCTAGATTTCAAGCAGGCCAATGATGgaagaaaaaatattgaattCTGCATTGCATCAATCCCAGACAAGCTCAGCACTGCATCCTCGATTCATGTTTATGAAAGAGGGAGACGTCTGAGCTCACAGTATGAGCTCCCCTCAAAACCCCCAACACCAATTGTCTTGAGTATAGAGCATGATTCTGTGGCTTTGCAAATCCAACCCCCTGAGTGTGGTGCCGTGAACTCTCACTGTATTCTATACCAGTCTGTTCAAAGCTCTGAATGGACAGAGATGTATACGGATGAGGTTTCAGATCATGTCACTCTAAAGCAGTTAGAACCACATAAAGAGTATCAGTTCAGCTGCAAGGCTGTGTGTCGTCCCGGGGTAAGTCTGTGTAGTGATGCAACATCATTCTTCAGGACCCGTCCATGTGCTCCTCCTGGAACACCTATAGTCAAAAGAGTAGACGCTGAGTCTGCAACTGTAGCCTGGGATGTTCCTTCATCTGTTGGTGAAGATGTCCTGGTCACTGAATATGTGTTGGAATATAGAGAACACATAAAGGATCAAGAAAACGAAATGGCATGGAAGTCAATGAAATCTACATACAGGGAGAGCACTCTTCAGCAACTCAAAGCAAACACAGATTACACAATCAGAGTTTTGGCAAAGTGTGGTAATGATGGAATGAGTCTCCCCAGTCCTGAAACTGTGTTTTCTCCCGGTTTTCAAGGCAAACAGTCAAGTCAGCATGTAAGTGAGTTGTTCCTGAAGAAATCTGTTTGTATACAGAAAGGTAATCCTGCAATTCATGAGCTGacgctacataaaaaaatagaaGAGAATGTAAATTTCAGTCAGTATGTCTTTGGAAAAAAGGTGGAGGATGTGAAAAACAAAGTCATTCTTCTGTTGGGATCGACAGGTGCTGGAAAAACCACGCTGGTCAATGTCATGATCAACTACATACTGGGGACAAAGTGGCAGGATGGATATCGCTTCAAACTGATCAATGAAGTTACCAATCGCACGCAGGCAGAGAGTCAGACATCTAGTGTCTCATCTTATGAGTTGTACGATCAGCCCGGCTTCAAAATTCCCTATTCTCTAACAATCGTAGATACACCAGGATTCGGGGATACAAGAGGAATGAAACATGATAAACTGATAACAGAGCAGGTCAAGAGCTTTCTTTGTAGCCCGCTAGGAATTGATCATATTGATGCtgtctgttttgttgttcaGGCCTCTCTTGCTCGCCTTAGTGCCAACCAAAAGTACATCTTTGATTCAATCTTGTCCATTTTCGGCAAAGACGTTGCAGAAAACATCATGATACTGGTGACATTCGCAGATGGCAAAAAGATCCCAGTTCTAGAAGCCATCAAAGCAGCTGATCTGCCCTGTCAGAAAGATGCAAATGGAAAACCCACCCACTTCAAGTTCAACAACTCAGCTGTGTTTGCAGACAAGAAAGCAGAATCTGACACATCTGATAATTCAGATGAGGAAGGCGATGATCAGAAACTTAGCGAGATTGTCTGGACATCAACCTTTAAACAGATGAAGGCTTTTTTTAAAGCACTGGGGAACATAGAGAGTAAAGATCTGACCCTTACTAGAAAGGTCTTGGAGGAACGAGAGCGTCTTCAAAAAGCCATGGCAAGTCTGACCCCTCAGATAACCGCTGGCCTTTCCAAACTAAgtgagattaaaaaaataaaacaatgtttggAAAATGAGAGTGGGAACATGGCACAAAATGAAGATTTTATGCAAGATGTAGAGATGGTGAAAGCAATCAGAACTCCTGTCAACAGTTTCACCATGAACTGCAACAAATGCTTCTTTACATGTCACTCCAACTGCTTCCTCCCTACAGAAGATGCTGTGAACACTTGTGCTGTGATGAATGATAATGGCTACTGTGTCGTCTGCCCTGAAAACTGCCATTCCTCTGAACATTCAAAAGAAAACACCATGTGGACGTATGAAACAAAAATCgagaaaaaaactattaaagAATTGATGGACAACTTTATGAAGGCACAGAAAAAATTTCTGGGATCCAGGCAAATGCTTGATGCACTTGAAGATGAATTCCATGTAATTGAAGACAAACTAATGAAACTAATCAAAATGTCCTCCGAATGCTTAAGAAGACTGGATGAAATTGCGCTGAAGCCGAAATCTCTCTCCACAGCCGAATACCTTGAAATCCTGATCAAAacagaggaggaggagaagaaAGCTGGCTTTGAGGACCGCATCACTGGActtaagaaaatgaaaaaagaatctCTTATTCTTGAAAAGATTGCAAGGGGAGAACGTCTGCTTGAAAAAGAGCACCAAGTCATGGtggagagaaagaagagaatGAAGACCGTCGCactgaaaattataaaaatgagaaaagttGTTGGTGCTTCATGTTCACAAAACAAGCAGGAGGCACCCAATCAATAA